The Polluticoccus soli sequence TTTCCTGAAGCGCAATGCTAACCAGGTGAACGAGGACGTATTCAATACCGAAACTTATGTTTACGGTCAATACGAAGGCACTCCGGGCAGAAGCCGCAAGCGCGATTTAGATCCGCAAAGCTCTGGTCGTCGTAACCTTACCTATTCTGATGGCTACCTGTTGCCTTCTTACCGTCTCCCAACGGAAGCTGAGTGGGAATATGCTGCTTATGGCAACATTGGCAACAACCCAGAGCCTGAAACTAAACGCCGTCGTGGTGAAGAGGTTATTACTGACCGCAACGTATATCCTTGGGGTGACGCGTATACTACACGCTATGGCTTGCGTAACTCTTACCAAGGTGAATTCTTCGGAAACTTCAAACGCGGTAAAGGTGATGCGATGGGTCTGGCAGGTGGTCTGAACGACAACGCTGATATTCCTGGTCCAGTATATTCTTATATGCCTAACTCTTATGGTCTGTACAACATGGCAGGCAACGTGAGTGAGTGGGTAATGGATACTTACCGCCCAGCCGCAGAAAATCTGAACGATTTCCGTCCTTTCCGTGGTAACGTTTACGAGGCTCACAAACGCATTGCTGAAGACTACACATTGGAAGAGAAAGATAGCCTGGGTCATCTGCCTACACGTGTGATGACAGCTGAAGAGATGGCTGCAAAAGAACAGTTTGATGGTAACACTACTGATCTGCGCGACTACCAGGATGGTGACAGCTCTTCTCAGTTCTCTTACAACTACGGTACTAACACACTGGTGAGCAACAACGCAAAAGTATACAAAGGTGCATCTTGGAATGATCGCGCTTACTGGATGTCTCCTGGTACCCGCCGCTACATGCAGGCTAACCAATCTAGCTCTTCTGTTGGTTTCCGTCTGGTAATGGACCGCCTGGGTTCTCCTAACGGCCGCAACGATGAGAAAGCTGGCAACTACTTCGGTAGGAGCGGAAGAAGGCCAAACAAATAATTGAAGATCTTCTCATAAAAAGAACCCCTTTCAATCGAAAGGGGTTCTTTATTTTTATACCCTAAACTAGGCAAGTTGATTATACAGGAGCTATACAATATCTATCTGGCACATTTATCAGTACAGACAGACACACGCAAGCTTAGGCAAGGCGATATCTTCTTTGCACTGAAAGGACCAAATTTTAATGGAAATACATACGCCAAGCAAGCTTTGGAACAAGGTGCAGCCTATGCTGTAATCGACGATAGCGCTTATGCGGAGAGTGACAAGTACATTGTTGTAGACGATGTACTCACGGCCTTGCAGCGACTGGCTAAGCATCATCGTCAGCAATTTGACATACCCTTCATTGCTATAACCGGCTCTAACGGCAAAACAACTACCAAAGAACTGGTAACCACGGTGCTGAAGCAGAAGTTCGTAACATATGCCACGGAGGGCAATCTCAATAATCATATCGGTGTACCACTCACACTTCTGAAGATCGGCAAGGACGCGCAGATGGCCGTGATAGAGATGGGCGCTAACCACCAAAAGGAAATAGCCAGCTACTGCCAGATAGCTCTGCCTACTCATGGTATCATTACCAACTGTGGGAAAGCGCATATCGAGGGTTTTGGCGGTATTGAGGGCGTGCGTAAAGGCAAGGGCGAACTTTACGACTTTCTGCGCGAGAATGGCGGCTCTATTTTCCGTAATACCGACCTGGACTACCTGAAAGATATGGCTAATGGCATTGCCGACCAGGTAACCTATGGCAGCGCTAATGCCCAGTACATAGGCAAGCCCATAATGGACGATGTATTCCTTAAGGTAGCTGTACTGTCAACAGGAGCAGAGACAACCCTTAACACCCAACTGGTAGGTGACTATAACTTCCCGAACGTAATGGTAGCAACCGCGGTAGGTCTACACTTTGGTATCGGCATCGACAGCATCAAAGAAGCAATCGCCAACTACTCACCCGACAACAGTCGTTCTCAGTGGCTGCAAAAAGGCTCTAATAAGGTCATCCTTGACGCCTATAACGCAAACCCTACCAGCATGCGCGCAGCTATCCAGAATTTTGCTGCTGCACACCTCACAGATAAAATGCTGTGGCTGGGTGGCATGAAAGAGATGGGCCCTGATGAACAAAAAGAGCATAAGGAGCTCGTAGACTTCATCAACCAATACCAATGGAAAAACGTGCTACTGGTAGGTAAGGAATTCAATGGGCTCAATGGCGACTACCAGAGGTTCGATACATCAGCCGAGGCCGCTGAGTTCGTTAAGGCTAATCAACCAAACGATGCCGCCATCCTCATCAAAGGCTCACGGGGAAGTAAGATGGAAGTGTTGCTGGAAGCGCTGCCGGCCTAGTAGAGGGCTGCGTCTATCTTTTTGATCAAATTATTTATTTCAGACTGCGCAACCGGGTTGTGGTGCGACTCTATGGCACTATCTGCAGCGTACATGAGCAGGCACATAGCAATGAAATCCTGGTCGTCTTTACCGGCGTAATGCGTACGCATCTCTATGATCTTATCATCGGCAACCTTCACAGCCTTACGCACCGCCTCTTCTTCATGCGGCTTGATGCGTATCCGGTAACTACGCCCGGCCAGCCATACGTTGATCGAAATGAGTTGGTCTGACATGGCTAGTTGGTTACCGTTTCAGGCTTTTTTGTTTTAGGGGTCGAAATGCGTGTGTGCACAAATCGCTTCTGGAAGAACAGCAGCACCAGTACCCCCGTAGAGATAGCAGCATCGGCAAGGTTGAATACAGGCTCAAAGAACACCAGTTCCCTACCGCCTATCATAGGCATCCATTTAGGCCATGTAGTGTCTATAAGCGGGAAATAAAGCATGTCTACTACCCTGCCGTGGAATAACTTACCATATCCCTGGCCAAATGCCACAAGCTGCGCCCTGTGGAAAGTGCTCTCCGTGAATATCTGGCCGTAGAAGATACTGTCGATCAGGTTGCCGAGCGCACCTGCAAGGATCAACGCACCGCAAACGATAGCGCCGCGGGTATAGCGCCTGTCAACAATACGCTTGAGCAGGTAGAAACCGAACGCCACTGCACAAAGCCTGAATAGCGTAAGTACCAGCTTACCCAGATCGGCATTACCCAGCTTCATACCGAAAGCCATACCCTCATTCTCTATAAAATGCAGCCTGAACCAATGGCCCAGTATGTTCACCTCCTGGCCATAATAGAAATTGGTCTTGATATAGAACTTAAGCAGCTGGTCGGCAACTATTATCAGGAAAACGATCAGTAAGGCGCTACGATATTTCACTTCGTATATTTTTCCGGTACCCGCCAAAGATACATTGTTACGGCTTTGGTAGGTGTGTATAAAATTGGATGGGGCGGCAGTGCCACCCCATCGTTTATCTCTTAATTAGTTCTGGCTTTCTTTGAACTTCTTAACTGCTGCTGTCAGCTTTGGAACCACTTCCAGCGCATCGCCAATGATGCCATAATCTGCGGCTTTGAAGAATGGCGCTTCAGGGTCTTTGTTGATGACAACGATCGTTTTAGAAGAGTTTACACCGGCCAGGTGCTGGATGGCACCAGAGATACCCACAGCGATATACAGGTTAGGACGGATGGTACCACCTGTCTGACCTACGTGCTCGTGGTGAGGACGCCAGTGTGAATCTGCCACAGGACGAGAGCAAGCCAGCGCTGCACCCAGGCTGCCTGCCAGGTCTTCCAGCACACCCCAGTTCTCAGGACCTTTCATACCGCGGCCGCCTGATACTACCAGTTCAGCTTCTGCCAGTGGTACTGCGCCTGTTACTTTGTTCACTTCTTTTACTGTTACGCCGAAGTCTTTGTCATCAAAGCTTACGCTCAGCGCTTCAACAGCAGCAGTGCCTTCGCCTTTCTTTACAGGGAAAGTGTTCGGCATCAGTGTAACCACTTTTACATCACTAGTGATGTTCAGGTAAGCGATGCCTTTACCTGCAAATACGTTCTTCTTGATCACGAAGCCTTTAGAAGTATCAGGGTGTGATACCGCGCCTGCGATAAGACCAGCTTTCAAACGAGCTGCTACGCGGGGAGCTACTGCCCTGCCGGTAACATCGTGAGTAGCGATGATCACTTTTGCGCCTTCTTTTTCAGCGGCAGCGATCAAAGCTTTTGTATAAGCACGTGAGTTGAGGTTGTCCAGGCGAGCATCTGATACGTGCAACACTTTTTGAGCGCCATAAGCACCCAGTTGTTGCAGGGCAGCTTCGCTGGCTGTACCCAGTACTACAGCAGTAACTGAAGTACCCAGGGTTTGAGCGATGCCTGACGCGTATTGTATCGCTTCGAAAGCTTTCTTTTTAAAGCTTCCCTGTGCGTGTTCTGCTAAAACGATAACTGACATAAAATATCTTGAGTTG is a genomic window containing:
- a CDS encoding cell division protein ZapA, yielding MSDQLISINVWLAGRSYRIRIKPHEEEAVRKAVKVADDKIIEMRTHYAGKDDQDFIAMCLLMYAADSAIESHHNPVAQSEINNLIKKIDAALY
- a CDS encoding UDP-N-acetylmuramoyl-tripeptide--D-alanyl-D-alanine ligase; the encoded protein is MIIQELYNIYLAHLSVQTDTRKLRQGDIFFALKGPNFNGNTYAKQALEQGAAYAVIDDSAYAESDKYIVVDDVLTALQRLAKHHRQQFDIPFIAITGSNGKTTTKELVTTVLKQKFVTYATEGNLNNHIGVPLTLLKIGKDAQMAVIEMGANHQKEIASYCQIALPTHGIITNCGKAHIEGFGGIEGVRKGKGELYDFLRENGGSIFRNTDLDYLKDMANGIADQVTYGSANAQYIGKPIMDDVFLKVAVLSTGAETTLNTQLVGDYNFPNVMVATAVGLHFGIGIDSIKEAIANYSPDNSRSQWLQKGSNKVILDAYNANPTSMRAAIQNFAAAHLTDKMLWLGGMKEMGPDEQKEHKELVDFINQYQWKNVLLVGKEFNGLNGDYQRFDTSAEAAEFVKANQPNDAAILIKGSRGSKMEVLLEALPA
- a CDS encoding lipoprotein signal peptidase, translated to MKYRSALLIVFLIIVADQLLKFYIKTNFYYGQEVNILGHWFRLHFIENEGMAFGMKLGNADLGKLVLTLFRLCAVAFGFYLLKRIVDRRYTRGAIVCGALILAGALGNLIDSIFYGQIFTESTFHRAQLVAFGQGYGKLFHGRVVDMLYFPLIDTTWPKWMPMIGGRELVFFEPVFNLADAAISTGVLVLLFFQKRFVHTRISTPKTKKPETVTN
- a CDS encoding electron transfer flavoprotein subunit alpha/FixB family protein, which codes for MSVIVLAEHAQGSFKKKAFEAIQYASGIAQTLGTSVTAVVLGTASEAALQQLGAYGAQKVLHVSDARLDNLNSRAYTKALIAAAEKEGAKVIIATHDVTGRAVAPRVAARLKAGLIAGAVSHPDTSKGFVIKKNVFAGKGIAYLNITSDVKVVTLMPNTFPVKKGEGTAAVEALSVSFDDKDFGVTVKEVNKVTGAVPLAEAELVVSGGRGMKGPENWGVLEDLAGSLGAALACSRPVADSHWRPHHEHVGQTGGTIRPNLYIAVGISGAIQHLAGVNSSKTIVVINKDPEAPFFKAADYGIIGDALEVVPKLTAAVKKFKESQN
- a CDS encoding SUMF1/EgtB/PvdO family nonheme iron enzyme yields the protein MKRSLIGVSMLCIGAATFLSACSSKKSVGVSQTTGWDYNDPRLGGFDVANYPGQQTGPGLTFVEGGRFTMGQTEEDLVMERNNEPHTVSVSSFYMDETEVANVHYREYLFWLGRTYGSDYPEIMVKALPDTTTWRKALSYNEPLVQYYLRHAAYDYYPVVGVSWNQANEFAKWRTDRVNEYILIKNGFLKRNANQVNEDVFNTETYVYGQYEGTPGRSRKRDLDPQSSGRRNLTYSDGYLLPSYRLPTEAEWEYAAYGNIGNNPEPETKRRRGEEVITDRNVYPWGDAYTTRYGLRNSYQGEFFGNFKRGKGDAMGLAGGLNDNADIPGPVYSYMPNSYGLYNMAGNVSEWVMDTYRPAAENLNDFRPFRGNVYEAHKRIAEDYTLEEKDSLGHLPTRVMTAEEMAAKEQFDGNTTDLRDYQDGDSSSQFSYNYGTNTLVSNNAKVYKGASWNDRAYWMSPGTRRYMQANQSSSSVGFRLVMDRLGSPNGRNDEKAGNYFGRSGRRPNK